In Sesamum indicum cultivar Zhongzhi No. 13 linkage group LG8, S_indicum_v1.0, whole genome shotgun sequence, the sequence GAGATCACCTTCACTGGTTAGAAAACGCAGGGCAAGAAAAGGAatgaaattgcaaaaactaAAGGATGTAAGATCAAAATGtcactttaaaatttaaaggacaaaaatgctAGTAGGAATGGATTAATAGGAACAAAAGTCCCAATCTCATGTAAGAGGCACATGCATTCTTATCATATGGTAAGAAGAATggataccaaaaaaaaataaaaaaggactaaatctGAAAATTAATAGGACCAAAGTCCTTCCTTTGAAAACTTGGTCcaagataaaaaaatgcatttaaaccTCTAGCTTATTTTCTCAGTTCTTGAGTCGTTTGCGTGTTGATTCACGTTGCTAATTTCTCATAGTCATCATTCAGGGcctttgatttgaattattgtccaatgaaGTAGCTTGTTTTTGAACTAACTGATTGTGCTTTTCTTGTTGATACTCAAAATCAGGGTGGTGCTAAGAAGGTCGTCATCTCTGCCCCGAGCAAAGATGCTCCCATGTTTGTTGTGGGTGTCAATGAGAAGGAATACAAGCCTGACTTGAACATTGTTTCAAATGCCAGTTGCACAACCAATTGCCTTGCACCATTGGCCAAGGTTTGAAGAATTACTTTCTAATTGCTTGTTACTCACTTGGCAGTATTTTCATCTCTGCTAAGCTTGTgtgctataattataattcatgcAGGTCATTAATGATAGATTCGGTATTGTGGAGGGCTTGATGACCACTGTCCACTCCATTACCGGTGAGTTTTTCCTTTGTCTCTTTAAGATTGTAGCTAGCTCAAAGACTCGGTTTATCTCAATGGTGTTGATAAAATGCTATTATGTATTCATTTAGCCACTCAAAAGACCGTCGATGGTCCGTCAAGCAAGGACTGGAGAGGTGGAAGAGCTGCCTCATTCAACATCATCCCCAGCAGCACTGGAGCTGCCAAGGTACTTACTAGATTGTTTGAGTTCTAATAGAATGCTATTCCAAAATGCATCTCTCGTCTTTGCATTGGTATAATCTGTTCAGCATTTGTGAGGTATCATGCATAAGAAATGGGGTTTGATGTACTGaagtttttcttgattttgatgttttgtACAAAATTTGCATAGGCTGTTGGCAAAGTGCTTCCGGCCCTCAATGGGAAACTGACCGGTATGGCATTCCGAGTGCCCACAGTCGACGTATCAGTTGTGGATCTCACTGTCAGGCTGGAGAAAGAGGCCACCTATGAGGAGATCAAAGCTGCCATCAAGTGAGTTCTTGCTGATTTGGTTTCGAGCAATTTGTTGTCAGCTTCAAACCTGCGATCATAGGTTTTGTTTAGCATTAGTATCGATTAAGGTTGTCTAACTTGCTTGGTTTTAACTCAGGGAGGAGTCGGAGAACAAGCTCAAGGGCATCCTAGGATACACCGAAGATGATGTGGTGTCCACCGACTTTGTTGGTGATAGCCGGTAAATACATAGTCTAATCAAGTACCTTGTTGTATGGCAATTAATCCCGCAACTCATGGAGCTTGTTCTTCTCCCATATGCAGGTCAAGCATATTCGACGCCAAGGCTGGAATTGCATTGAGCAAGAATTTTGTGAAACTTGTCTCTTGGTACGACAACGAATGGGGATACAGGTAGAACTCCGTCCTTCCCATTACCAATACAATCGAATTCAGTACAAGATTCACAGTTTTCGGTCTGTCAGCATCTTGACATAACGGTGTGTTGTTGTTGCAGCTCTCGGGTGATCGACTTGATTGTCCACATGGCTTCAGTTGCATGAAGGTCTCTCTGATTTTGTGGCAAGACGGGTCGAATCTCTGTTTGAGTGTTCCTTGGAAGCTTAGAATAAGTTGTTGTGTTACCGCAGCCTGGACTTGTGTTTGTTATTCTCATATTAACTTTAAAGAATTTTCCCTTGTGGGTTTTCAATGAGAatcaatcaatattatatCACTCTTTTGATGCCAATTGTTGCAGTTCTAAATCTATTGTAAGTTGCTGTCTGAATTCACATCCCAAACATGGGATAATTTGTTGAGTGGTTTTGGTTCTCTATGGGGAATAACACataaattatgcattttattctatttttactttatttttaatattaaattgattgttatattattaCCCTTCCCAAACAATATAAGCATATCGTAGTGTAAAAtgttttataagatatttgaatttttcaaaaaatctcaaattgAAATGTTTTATAGGATTGTACTAAttcatcttttaattaattttatgactttcgatattttatttacactAAAAGTTTATTACGTTAAATTCTCTGGCATTTTATAAATTCCGatattttattcatcaaaataaaatacttattttaaaataaagtataatatttttaatgttttatagtatttagtgtaaaaatttataaaatatttcaaataaacttGTGGGTCACCTCAAATAAAACATGGGATCCTACATACCATCTCTCTTATTCTCTGTACCCCCATTTCCTTTTATGGATCAAGAAGACTGGGGCCTGCTCCtcaaattatccaaaattgtaaaaattataagtatattcttttataattttgcatagCGTAAGGcggtatttgtgtaattagatataaatttagGGGATgtggatgtaatttatcctaataatTTCCGTTGGCGGATATTTGTATGAATGATTACAATTCGCTATCAGTACTATTtggaaggaagaagaagaaaccatCTCACAGAAACGAAAACTCGGAGTGTTCAGAAGAAAGTTTATAGGTAAGCagtaaaaaaatgagaatatttgaaaacaaaagcaaaaag encodes:
- the LOC105168372 gene encoding glyceraldehyde-3-phosphate dehydrogenase, cytosolic, encoding MGKIKIGINGFGRIGRLVARVALQRDDVELVAVNDPFISTDYMTYMFKYDSVHGHWKHHEVKVKDEKTLLFGEKPVRVFGFRNPEEIPWAEAGAEFVVESTGVFTDKDKAAAHLKGGAKKVVISAPSKDAPMFVVGVNEKEYKPDLNIVSNASCTTNCLAPLAKVINDRFGIVEGLMTTVHSITATQKTVDGPSSKDWRGGRAASFNIIPSSTGAAKAVGKVLPALNGKLTGMAFRVPTVDVSVVDLTVRLEKEATYEEIKAAIKEESENKLKGILGYTEDDVVSTDFVGDSRSSIFDAKAGIALSKNFVKLVSWYDNEWGYSSRVIDLIVHMASVA